Proteins encoded by one window of Phytohabitans houttuyneae:
- a CDS encoding sugar phosphate isomerase/epimerase family protein, with protein MSERVGAAVSRFSFNQATANRWPIPDLVAGCVEAGVTRVGLWREQVAEFGLEKTAALVKDAGLEVTSLCRGGFFNKPDWYPENVRAIEEARVLGAPVLVLVSGGLPPGSRDIDAARRHIGDSIGRLVPATVEAGVQLAIEPLHPMFASDRCAVSTLGQALGLAAPYPADAVGVVVDTYHVWWDDTVWAQIERAGREGRIACFQAADWITPLPEGVLLGRGLPGEGCVELRRFREAVDATGFTGPVEVEVFNADLWARPGAEILADTIAAYEEHVA; from the coding sequence GTGAGCGAGCGAGTTGGCGCGGCTGTGAGCCGCTTCTCGTTCAACCAGGCGACGGCCAACCGGTGGCCGATCCCCGACCTGGTCGCCGGCTGCGTCGAGGCCGGCGTGACACGCGTGGGGCTGTGGCGCGAGCAGGTCGCGGAGTTCGGCCTGGAGAAGACCGCGGCGCTCGTGAAAGACGCCGGGCTCGAGGTCACGTCGCTGTGCCGCGGTGGTTTCTTCAACAAGCCCGATTGGTACCCGGAAAACGTTCGCGCCATCGAGGAGGCGCGCGTATTGGGGGCGCCGGTGCTGGTGCTGGTCTCGGGCGGGCTGCCGCCCGGCAGCCGTGACATCGACGCGGCCCGCCGGCACATCGGCGACTCGATCGGCCGCCTGGTGCCGGCCACTGTGGAGGCCGGCGTCCAGCTCGCGATCGAGCCGCTGCACCCGATGTTCGCCTCGGACCGGTGCGCGGTCTCGACACTCGGGCAGGCGCTGGGCCTCGCCGCGCCGTACCCGGCCGACGCGGTCGGCGTCGTCGTCGACACGTACCACGTCTGGTGGGACGACACGGTGTGGGCCCAGATCGAGCGGGCCGGTCGCGAGGGGCGGATCGCCTGCTTCCAGGCCGCCGACTGGATCACCCCGCTGCCCGAAGGCGTGCTGCTGGGGCGGGGCCTGCCGGGTGAGGGCTGCGTCGAGCTGCGCCGCTTCCGCGAGGCGGTCGACGCCACCGGCTTCACCGGGCCGGTCGAGGTCGAGGTCTTCAACGCCGACCTCTGGGCCCGCCCCGGCGCGGAGATCCTCGCCGACACGATCGCGGCGTACGAAGAACACGTGGCCTGA
- the trxA gene encoding thioredoxin has protein sequence MATVELTTANFDEVTSQDGTVLVDFWASWCGPCVRFAPIYERSSEKHEDIVFGKVDTEAQQELAAKFDIRSIPTIMAIRDGVIVFAQPGALPESALESLIEQVQALDMDDVRKKLAAHNH, from the coding sequence ATGGCGACCGTTGAGCTGACCACGGCGAACTTCGACGAGGTGACCAGCCAGGACGGCACCGTGCTGGTCGACTTCTGGGCCAGCTGGTGTGGTCCGTGCGTCCGGTTTGCGCCAATCTATGAGCGCTCGTCGGAAAAGCACGAGGACATCGTGTTCGGCAAGGTCGACACCGAGGCGCAGCAGGAGCTCGCGGCCAAGTTCGACATCCGCTCGATCCCGACCATCATGGCCATCCGCGACGGCGTGATCGTGTTCGCGCAGCCGGGTGCGCTGCCCGAGTCGGCGCTCGAGTCCCTGATCGAGCAGGTCCAGGCGCTCGACATGGACGACGTCCGCAAGAAGCTCGCCGCGCACAACCACTGA
- a CDS encoding LacI family DNA-binding transcriptional regulator — MATLADVARRAGVSPATASRIINGSSKPVTDALRERVLAAVEELQYVPNAHAQLLARSHRTAIGVIVHDVSDPYFAEITRGLQRVATAHGRLVIICNSYRDPVKELEYVELLRAHQVAAIVLAGSGYHDEDFTKALDGKLRVYESTGGRVAVIGRHEHAGDAVVPDNEMGGYLLASHLYELGHEHIGVIAGPKQLTTTTDRLAGLRRAAREHGRKLPANLVAYADFDRTSGAEATAALLDTEPGLTALAALNDSMAIGALSLLRSRGIAVPGEVSVIGFDDMPIARDVTPALTTVRLPLVDMGARAMTLALEEPSGHIAPRIEQVGAELVRRDSTGAPRP; from the coding sequence ATGGCAACGCTGGCCGATGTCGCGCGGCGCGCTGGCGTATCGCCGGCCACCGCGTCACGGATCATCAACGGCAGTTCGAAGCCGGTCACCGACGCGCTGCGCGAGCGCGTGCTGGCCGCCGTCGAGGAGCTGCAGTACGTGCCGAACGCGCACGCACAGCTCCTCGCCCGCTCGCACCGCACGGCCATCGGCGTGATCGTGCACGACGTCTCCGACCCGTACTTCGCGGAGATCACCCGCGGCCTCCAGCGGGTCGCCACGGCGCACGGCCGGCTGGTCATCATCTGCAACAGCTACCGCGACCCGGTCAAGGAGCTGGAGTACGTCGAGCTGCTCCGCGCGCACCAGGTCGCCGCGATCGTGCTGGCCGGCTCCGGGTACCACGACGAAGACTTCACGAAGGCGCTCGACGGCAAGCTCCGGGTGTACGAGAGCACCGGCGGCCGGGTCGCCGTGATCGGCCGGCACGAGCACGCCGGCGACGCGGTCGTGCCGGACAACGAGATGGGCGGCTACCTGCTCGCCAGCCACCTGTACGAGCTGGGCCACGAGCACATCGGCGTGATCGCCGGCCCCAAACAGCTCACCACCACGACCGACCGGCTCGCCGGCCTCCGCCGCGCCGCCCGGGAGCACGGTCGCAAGCTGCCGGCCAACCTCGTGGCGTACGCGGACTTCGACCGCACCAGCGGCGCGGAGGCGACCGCGGCCCTTCTGGACACCGAGCCCGGCCTTACCGCCCTGGCCGCGCTCAACGACTCGATGGCCATCGGCGCGCTGTCGCTGCTGCGCTCCCGCGGCATCGCGGTGCCCGGCGAGGTGAGCGTGATCGGCTTCGACGACATGCCGATCGCGCGTGACGTGACCCCCGCGCTGACCACCGTGCGGCTGCCGCTTGTCGACATGGGCGCGCGGGCGATGACGCTCGCGCTGGAGGAGCCGTCGGGCCACATCGCACCCCGCATCGAGCAGGTCGGCGCCGAGCTGGTCCGCCGCGACAGCACCGGCGCGCCACGCCCGTAG
- a CDS encoding excalibur calcium-binding domain-containing protein, which translates to MTFPPADEPSQQQQRRAAIYGRANQASAHYRPLRKGRPVPDSTPLPGPSSRAGRRGSRRRFVLFVVALVVALALGTTVFGVVLANPAPLAQAPQGPTREVPEPAIQPPPSTGRGAPAERVPPAGGKSGSPPEISTTAPGANPTTAAAQVGASAPTSASAAPQTPTTVYYQNCNKARQAGAAPLYPGDPGYSAKLDKDGNGIACDEKEKKERG; encoded by the coding sequence GTGACGTTCCCGCCAGCCGACGAGCCGTCGCAGCAGCAGCAGCGGCGCGCGGCGATCTACGGGCGGGCCAACCAGGCATCCGCGCACTACCGCCCGCTCCGCAAGGGCCGGCCGGTGCCCGACTCGACGCCCCTGCCCGGTCCGTCGTCGCGCGCGGGGAGGAGGGGCAGCCGGCGCAGGTTCGTGCTGTTCGTGGTGGCGCTCGTGGTCGCGCTCGCGCTCGGCACCACGGTCTTCGGGGTGGTGCTCGCCAACCCCGCACCCTTGGCACAGGCGCCGCAGGGCCCCACGCGCGAGGTGCCCGAGCCGGCGATCCAGCCACCACCGTCGACGGGACGCGGCGCGCCGGCCGAGCGCGTGCCACCGGCCGGGGGCAAGTCCGGCTCCCCGCCAGAGATCTCCACGACAGCGCCCGGCGCCAACCCGACCACCGCCGCCGCCCAGGTGGGCGCCTCGGCCCCCACCTCCGCTTCGGCCGCGCCACAGACGCCCACGACGGTGTACTACCAGAACTGCAACAAGGCCCGTCAGGCTGGCGCGGCGCCGCTCTATCCGGGCGACCCTGGCTATTCGGCCAAGCTCGACAAGGACGGCAACGGCATCGCCTGCGACGAGAAGGAGAAGAAGGAACGCGGCTAG
- a CDS encoding Gfo/Idh/MocA family protein: protein MARRTIGIALNGVTGRMGYRQHLVRSLLAIREQGGLPLRDGTRLWPEPVLVGRSETKLREIADRHGLTEWTTDLTAALARPDVQIYFDSQVTAQREKALRAAIDAGKHIYTEKPIAEDLATAVDLARLADAAHIKHGVVQDKLFLPGLRKLARLVEGGFFGRILSVRGEFGYWVFEGDWQAAQRPSWNYRAADGGGITVDMFPHWHYVLEQIFGSVKAVTAHVTTHIDRRWDEAGEGYDATADDAAYGIFEIEGGIVAQINSSWAVRVYRDELVEFQVDGTEGSAVAGLRNCRIQHRATTPKPVWNPDLPATEDFRAQWQVVPDNDEFDNGFKAQWELFLRHVVEDAPYTWDLWAGARGVQLAELGLQSAREGRRIEIPEL, encoded by the coding sequence ATGGCCCGCAGGACGATCGGCATCGCGCTCAACGGCGTGACCGGCCGGATGGGATATCGGCAGCATCTGGTGCGGTCGCTGCTCGCGATCCGCGAGCAGGGCGGGCTGCCGCTGCGCGACGGCACCCGGCTCTGGCCGGAGCCGGTCCTGGTGGGCCGGAGCGAGACCAAGCTCCGCGAGATCGCCGATCGGCACGGCCTCACCGAGTGGACCACCGACCTGACGGCCGCGCTGGCCCGGCCCGACGTGCAGATCTACTTCGACTCGCAGGTCACGGCCCAGCGGGAAAAGGCGCTGCGTGCCGCGATCGACGCCGGCAAGCACATCTACACCGAAAAGCCGATCGCCGAAGACCTGGCCACCGCCGTCGACCTCGCCCGCCTCGCCGACGCCGCGCACATCAAGCACGGCGTGGTGCAGGACAAGCTCTTCCTGCCCGGCCTGCGCAAGCTGGCCCGCCTCGTCGAGGGCGGCTTCTTCGGCCGCATCCTGTCGGTGCGCGGCGAGTTCGGCTACTGGGTCTTCGAGGGCGACTGGCAGGCCGCCCAGCGTCCTTCGTGGAACTACCGGGCCGCCGACGGAGGCGGGATCACCGTGGACATGTTCCCGCACTGGCACTACGTGCTGGAGCAGATCTTCGGCTCGGTCAAGGCGGTGACCGCGCACGTCACGACGCACATCGACCGCCGGTGGGACGAGGCCGGCGAGGGATACGACGCGACCGCCGACGACGCGGCCTACGGGATCTTCGAGATCGAGGGCGGCATCGTCGCGCAGATCAACTCCTCGTGGGCGGTGCGGGTCTACCGCGACGAGCTCGTGGAGTTTCAGGTGGACGGCACCGAGGGCAGCGCGGTCGCCGGCCTGCGCAACTGCCGCATCCAGCACCGCGCGACCACGCCCAAGCCGGTGTGGAACCCGGACCTGCCGGCCACCGAGGACTTCCGCGCGCAGTGGCAGGTCGTGCCGGACAACGATGAGTTCGACAACGGGTTCAAGGCGCAGTGGGAGCTCTTCCTGCGGCACGTGGTCGAAGACGCGCCCTACACCTGGGACCTGTGGGCCGGCGCGCGTGGCGTCCAGCTCGCCGAGCTGGGCCTGCAGTCCGCCCGCGAGGGGCGCCGCATCGAGATCCCCGAGCTGTGA
- a CDS encoding CoA-binding protein yields MRSPQQILAEAAVIAVVGASRDPEKPSHTVPLQMQRHGWRIIPVNPFADELFGEKVYRTLADIPEKVDLVDVFRPAHDAVDVVRQAVAIGAPAVWLQLDIVSAEARRIATAAGIDYVEDRCLAVERALGQLTRRPVA; encoded by the coding sequence GTGCGAAGCCCTCAGCAGATCCTGGCGGAAGCCGCGGTCATCGCGGTGGTCGGGGCGTCCCGCGACCCCGAAAAGCCGTCACACACCGTGCCGTTGCAGATGCAGCGCCACGGCTGGCGGATCATTCCGGTCAACCCGTTCGCGGACGAGCTGTTCGGCGAGAAGGTGTACCGGACGCTCGCCGACATCCCGGAGAAGGTCGATCTTGTCGACGTGTTCCGCCCGGCACACGACGCGGTCGACGTGGTGCGCCAGGCGGTCGCGATCGGGGCACCGGCCGTGTGGCTGCAGCTCGACATCGTCTCGGCCGAGGCACGGCGCATCGCCACGGCGGCCGGGATCGACTACGTGGAGGACCGCTGCCTGGCGGTCGAGCGCGCATTGGGCCAGCTCACCCGACGCCCGGTCGCCTAA
- a CDS encoding IS982 family transposase produces the protein MHVDLDTLATALYVKIDDELKASPQLNRYRPTVGIDPKITDAELITVAVLQVLLGHHHETRWLRRARKDIGHLFPYLPKQPGYNKRLRALTTQLAHLIALLAADTDLWHHPIRLADSTPVQCGTSRTTTQNSDLAGWAGYGYCASHSRRFWGLRLHLVTTVHGLPVAFALTNPKADERDVLVDLICLQPAMFHHPDGLILVVDKGYRDRRTEDWLNEATIEVIRPAYRTDPPRPGKTLLRAVRQNIESVNDTLKDQLNLERHGGRTPAGVAIRVLQRLLALTAAIWHNWHTGQPIMRSLTAYDH, from the coding sequence GTGCACGTCGATCTGGACACCCTCGCCACCGCACTGTACGTGAAGATCGACGACGAGTTGAAGGCGTCCCCGCAGCTCAACCGGTACCGACCTACGGTCGGCATCGACCCGAAGATCACCGATGCGGAACTGATCACCGTCGCGGTGCTGCAGGTGCTGCTCGGCCACCACCACGAGACCCGGTGGCTACGCCGGGCCCGCAAGGACATCGGGCACCTGTTCCCGTACCTGCCCAAACAGCCCGGCTACAACAAACGCCTACGTGCCCTGACCACCCAACTGGCACACCTGATCGCGCTGCTGGCCGCCGACACCGACCTGTGGCACCACCCGATCCGCCTGGCCGACTCCACCCCAGTGCAGTGCGGCACCTCCCGCACCACCACCCAAAACTCCGACCTGGCCGGCTGGGCCGGATACGGCTACTGCGCCTCCCACTCCCGCAGATTCTGGGGCCTGCGCCTACACCTGGTCACCACCGTGCACGGCCTACCCGTCGCATTCGCCCTGACCAACCCGAAGGCCGACGAGCGTGACGTACTGGTCGACCTGATCTGTTTGCAACCGGCCATGTTCCACCACCCCGACGGTCTGATCCTGGTCGTGGACAAGGGCTACCGCGACCGCCGTACCGAAGACTGGCTCAACGAAGCCACCATCGAGGTCATCCGGCCCGCGTACCGCACCGACCCGCCACGACCCGGAAAGACCCTGCTCCGCGCCGTCCGGCAGAACATCGAGTCGGTCAACGACACCCTCAAAGACCAACTCAACCTCGAACGCCACGGCGGCCGAACCCCCGCCGGCGTCGCCATCCGCGTCCTGCAACGCCTCCTCGCCCTGACCGCAGCCATCTGGCATAACTGGCACACCGGCCAACCGATCATGCGCTCACTGACCGCCTACGACCACTGA
- a CDS encoding SDR family NAD(P)-dependent oxidoreductase, translating into MDDDATTPVPDYGSLRLDGRVALVTGAGSADGIGYATARRLVDLGARVAIVSTTRRIHERASELSATGFVADLTDESEVGALADAIAEQLGDVEVLVNNAGLASRTSPEVLRPVAQLTFDEWRAEIDRNLTTAFLCSRAFIGGMAERGWGRIVNLAATAGPINALPTEAAYAAAKAGVVGLTRALAMEMVADGVTVNAVAPGTIYTAASTVAELKQGLGTPIGRPGTPDEVAAAITFLCSPAASYITGQMLVVDGGNSVREAQFR; encoded by the coding sequence ATGGACGACGACGCGACCACCCCTGTGCCCGACTACGGCTCGCTCCGCCTCGACGGTCGGGTTGCGCTGGTCACCGGCGCAGGCAGCGCGGACGGTATCGGGTACGCGACCGCCCGCAGGCTTGTCGACCTCGGCGCGCGGGTGGCGATCGTGTCGACCACGCGCCGCATCCACGAGCGCGCGTCAGAGCTGAGCGCCACCGGGTTCGTCGCCGACCTGACAGACGAGTCCGAGGTGGGAGCGCTGGCCGACGCGATCGCCGAGCAGCTGGGCGACGTCGAGGTGCTGGTCAACAACGCCGGCCTCGCCAGCCGCACCAGCCCGGAGGTGCTGCGGCCGGTCGCGCAGCTCACGTTCGACGAGTGGCGTGCCGAGATCGACCGCAACCTGACCACGGCGTTCCTGTGCAGCAGGGCGTTCATCGGCGGTATGGCCGAGCGTGGCTGGGGACGCATCGTCAACCTCGCCGCCACCGCCGGCCCGATCAACGCGCTGCCCACCGAAGCGGCGTACGCGGCGGCCAAGGCCGGCGTGGTCGGGCTCACCCGGGCGCTGGCCATGGAGATGGTCGCCGACGGCGTGACGGTAAACGCGGTCGCGCCGGGCACGATCTACACCGCGGCGTCCACGGTGGCCGAGCTCAAGCAGGGTCTGGGCACGCCGATCGGGCGGCCGGGCACGCCGGACGAGGTCGCCGCCGCCATCACGTTCCTCTGCTCGCCCGCCGCGTCGTACATCACCGGGCAGATGCTCGTCGTCGACGGGGGCAACAGCGTGCGCGAGGCGCAGTTCCGCTAG
- a CDS encoding DUF4190 domain-containing protein — MTYQQPGNWSDPSWPSQAGQPQDPGYPVSGQPIPQGYAAPPQGYAAPMYPGYAPYPPSPPTNGMAIAALVCSLAGIATCISAPVGAILGHIARKQIRERGEGGDGLALAGIIVGWILTGLLVLVIAFYVVIIILAINSESGTTY, encoded by the coding sequence ATGACGTACCAACAGCCCGGTAACTGGAGCGATCCTTCCTGGCCGTCTCAGGCCGGACAGCCGCAGGACCCGGGCTACCCCGTGAGCGGCCAGCCGATCCCACAGGGGTACGCCGCACCTCCGCAGGGGTACGCGGCGCCGATGTACCCGGGGTACGCCCCGTACCCGCCGTCGCCGCCCACCAACGGCATGGCGATCGCCGCGCTGGTCTGCTCACTGGCCGGCATCGCGACGTGCATCAGCGCGCCGGTGGGTGCCATCCTCGGCCACATCGCGCGCAAGCAGATCCGCGAGCGCGGCGAGGGGGGCGACGGCCTGGCGCTGGCCGGCATCATCGTCGGCTGGATCCTGACCGGACTGCTCGTGCTGGTCATCGCCTTCTACGTCGTCATCATCATTCTCGCGATCAACAGCGAGAGCGGCACGACGTACTGA
- a CDS encoding DUF4190 domain-containing protein — translation MAILSLVFAFVFAPVGIVLGHIAKKQIKERGEQGSGLATAGLVLSYIFTGVTLAFCCIGVIAAIASGDGSGTTY, via the coding sequence ATGGCGATCCTGTCGCTGGTGTTCGCGTTCGTCTTCGCTCCGGTGGGCATCGTGCTCGGCCACATCGCGAAGAAGCAGATCAAGGAGCGCGGCGAGCAGGGCAGTGGCCTGGCCACCGCCGGTCTCGTGCTCAGCTACATCTTCACCGGTGTGACGCTGGCCTTCTGCTGCATCGGCGTGATCGCTGCCATCGCCAGCGGTGACGGCAGCGGCACCACGTACTGA
- a CDS encoding intein-containing Rv2578c family radical SAM protein yields MARTFDTPGFAGMTFFEVRAKSIINRVPGSSRMAFQWTINPYRGCSHACSYCLAGDTPILMADGTTRPLRDLKVGDAIYGTVPVGASRRYTVTTVLAHWSTTKPAHRVTLADGTQLIASGDHRFLTERGWQHVVGGVVAGDRFMGTGQFVEGPKDSADYRRGYLSGMIRGDAHLATYVPEAVDRSLDYLAGFGAATIEAIRDLVRWPERAGDEWCKGLLAGIFDSDGSRDGDELRIRSDDKETLDAVAAALARFGFDARPEESGTAVRLRGGLTEHMRFCHLVDPAIGRKRSIAGLPVGSDTRLDVLSVEPLGVDLPLYDITTGTGDFIANGVVSHNCFARSTHTYLDLDAGHDFDTKVVVKINAGELVRRELAAPKWRGEHIAMGTNVDPYQRAEGRYKLMPRILSALRDFANPFSILTKGTLILRDLPLLRQAAEVTQVGVAMSVGFVDERLWRSVESGTPSPRRRLDAVRTLTDAGFRVSVLMAPILPGLTDTDDSIEATVAAIAASGAASITPIPLHLRPGAREWYAAWLTREFPALAPHYRRLYGRGSYLPKEYQREVTARVRMAARRHGLERAEPAEARQTESPPPPPEPEQLTLM; encoded by the coding sequence GTGGCGCGCACCTTCGACACGCCGGGCTTCGCCGGCATGACCTTCTTCGAGGTGCGCGCCAAGAGCATCATCAACAGGGTGCCCGGCTCGTCCCGCATGGCGTTCCAGTGGACGATCAATCCGTACCGCGGGTGCAGCCACGCGTGCAGCTACTGCCTGGCCGGTGACACGCCGATCCTGATGGCCGACGGCACCACCCGTCCCCTGCGCGACCTCAAGGTGGGCGACGCGATCTACGGCACGGTCCCGGTCGGCGCCTCCCGGCGGTACACGGTGACGACCGTCCTCGCGCACTGGAGCACCACCAAGCCGGCCCACCGGGTCACGCTCGCCGACGGCACGCAGCTGATCGCGAGCGGCGACCACCGGTTTCTCACCGAGCGGGGCTGGCAGCACGTGGTCGGCGGCGTTGTCGCGGGCGACCGGTTCATGGGCACCGGGCAGTTCGTGGAGGGGCCCAAGGACTCGGCGGACTACCGGCGGGGCTACCTGAGCGGCATGATCCGCGGCGACGCACATCTGGCGACGTACGTGCCGGAGGCGGTCGACCGCTCGCTCGACTACCTGGCCGGCTTCGGCGCCGCGACGATCGAGGCGATCCGCGACCTGGTCCGCTGGCCCGAGCGTGCCGGCGACGAGTGGTGCAAGGGCCTCCTGGCCGGCATCTTCGACTCCGACGGCAGCCGCGACGGCGACGAGCTGCGCATCCGCAGCGACGACAAGGAGACCCTCGACGCGGTCGCCGCGGCGCTCGCCAGGTTCGGGTTCGACGCGCGGCCGGAGGAGTCCGGCACGGCGGTCCGGCTGCGCGGCGGGCTCACCGAGCACATGCGCTTCTGCCATCTCGTCGACCCGGCGATCGGCCGCAAGCGCTCGATCGCGGGCCTGCCGGTCGGGTCGGACACGCGGCTCGACGTGCTCTCGGTCGAGCCGCTCGGCGTCGACCTCCCGCTCTACGACATCACCACCGGCACCGGCGACTTCATCGCCAACGGCGTGGTCAGCCACAACTGCTTCGCCCGCAGCACGCACACCTACCTGGACCTCGACGCCGGGCACGACTTCGACACCAAGGTCGTCGTCAAGATCAACGCGGGTGAGCTGGTGCGGCGTGAGCTGGCCGCACCCAAGTGGCGCGGCGAGCACATCGCGATGGGCACAAACGTCGACCCGTACCAGCGGGCCGAGGGGCGATACAAGCTGATGCCACGGATCCTGTCGGCGCTGCGCGACTTCGCCAACCCGTTCTCGATCCTCACCAAGGGCACGCTCATCCTGCGCGACCTGCCGCTGCTCCGGCAGGCGGCCGAGGTGACGCAGGTGGGCGTCGCGATGTCGGTCGGTTTCGTCGACGAGCGGCTGTGGCGTTCGGTCGAGTCGGGCACGCCCAGCCCGCGGCGGCGGCTCGACGCGGTGCGCACGCTCACCGACGCCGGCTTCCGGGTGAGCGTGCTGATGGCGCCGATCCTGCCCGGCCTCACCGACACCGACGACTCGATCGAGGCCACGGTCGCGGCGATTGCGGCGTCCGGCGCGGCCAGCATCACACCGATCCCGCTGCACCTGCGGCCGGGCGCCCGCGAGTGGTACGCGGCGTGGTTGACCCGCGAGTTTCCGGCACTGGCCCCGCACTACCGCCGGCTGTACGGGCGCGGCTCCTACCTGCCGAAGGAATACCAGCGCGAGGTCACCGCCCGGGTCCGCATGGCCGCCCGGCGGCACGGTCTGGAGCGCGCCGAGCCGGCCGAGGCCCGCCAGACCGAGTCACCACCGCCCCCGCCCGAGCCGGAGCAGTTAACCCTCATGTAG